Part of the Myxococcales bacterium genome is shown below.
TGGCGCTGGCGCGCGGGTCGGCGACGGTGACGGAGATCGCCACATGGGGGCCGCGATTCTGGTTCGTCATGGTGCCCATCATGGCCGCATGGTCCGGCGTCGCGCAGCTCGTCGCGTCGCAGTTTCGCGTGCCGATCCTGGCGTTGCTCGTCACCTTCGCGACCTTCTTCGTGCTCTTCATCGTCTACGCCGTCGGCGAGCTCTCCACGGCGCTGCACTGGCTTATCTACCTCTATCCGAACGCCTACGATGCCTGGCTCCTGTCGCCGCACGTCGAGAAGGTGGCGCTCGGGACGCTCGTCTGTTTGGGCATCTCGGTCGCGACCGGCGCGGCCGGCGCGGCCTCGTTCTCGCGGAGGGATCTGTGAGCGCTTCGCAGACCGACAGCGCGAGCCCGCCGGCTTCCAAGAAGCCTCGCGCCACCGACGTGGCGGTTCGGCTCCGAAACCTGACCAAGCACTTTGGCAAGAAGGTCGCCGTCGACGGCGTTTCGCTGGAGATCGAGGCCGGCACGGTCTACGGCCTCATCGGTCCAAACGGCGCTGGCAAGACCACCACCTTCTCGATGATGGCAGGCTTCCTCGAGCCGACGGACGGCGCCGTGGAGGTCCTTGGGTATTCGCCTCGCGACGTCGCGGCGCTCAAGAGCCGCTTGGGCGTCTTGCCACAAGACGCCGTCTTGCCGCGTGACGAAGCCGTCGGCGAGTTTCTCGTGTACCTCGCCCGGCTCCAAGGCGCCGATTCCGCCGAGGCCACACGTGCCGCCAAGAGCGTGCTCGACGAGGTCGAAGGCAAGGATTGGTGGTCGCTCAAGGGCGGGCAGCTCTCCCACGGCATGGCGAAGCGCGTGCAGCTTGCATCGGCCCTCCTCGGTGATCCCGACGTGGTGCTCCTCGACGAGCCGACGGCGGGCCTCGATCCGAAACACGCCTTCGAGGTTCGTCAGCTCATCAAGGCGCGGCGTGGCCGCTGCACGATGATCATCTCGAGCCACAACCTGCACGAGCTGGAGGAGCTGTGCGATGCCGCTGCCATCCTCGACCTAGGCCGCCTCGTCGTGAGCGGCAGCATCGCGGAGCTCACGGCGCAGTCGGAGGAGATTCACGTGATGCTCTCGGCGACGCCCAAGGGCGCGCCCACGTACAAGGGACCGCTCGACGCGACGGTGCCGCTGGCCGAGCTCCGCGGCATCCCGCACGTGACGCGGGTGGAGCTCACGGAAGCGCACGAGCTGATTCTGCATCTCGAGCGCTCGCCGCAAGCCCCCGGACCCGAAGAGATCATCGGGCAGGCGCTGTGGGTGTTGCTGAACCACCAAATCCGCATCCGCGGCGTGTCCCTCGGCAAAGGCCTCGAACGCCGCGTGATGGATCTTGTTTAGTGGGGAGCTGGCGCTCCCCCTCCGCGCTTCGCGACGGCGGAGTCCTCCCCCAGCCTCAACGCGCCTCCGGCGGTTGCCGCCCGCGCGGCGCCCGCGGCGCCGTCGCGGGCGGCCGCCGGAGGCACCTGAACGAGGGCGCCTGGAACGGATTCCCTGCGCAGCGACCCTCAGCGACTTAACAGGCGATCGTCTCTGTGCGCTCGCTGGGGTCGAAGTCGTCGAATTCGGCGGCGAGGTCCCGGTAGACCGTGGCCAAGGAGCCAACGGCCAAGACCAGCGACGCTTCCAGTGGCGGCAGCTCGCTCGGGCTGTTGCCGGCCGGAGGCGGGATCGTCATGGTCGACAGGGGACGCGAGCGCGGTGCCTCGACGGTGCTGCCGGCGCGCAAGACGTGGCCTGCCGCCGCTTCCATGAGCAGCACTTCGGCGGCGTACGCGTCGGTGCTCGACGTCGTGGACACCATCGCGTAGCCGCCATCGAAGAGCCGGCGCACGAAGA
Proteins encoded:
- a CDS encoding ABC transporter ATP-binding protein — protein: MVRRRAARRVAVSRADPGVARHLRDLLRALHRLRRRRALHGAALAYLPLSERLRCLAPVAARREGGARDARLFGHLGRDRRGRRGLVLAEGSVSASQTDSASPPASKKPRATDVAVRLRNLTKHFGKKVAVDGVSLEIEAGTVYGLIGPNGAGKTTTFSMMAGFLEPTDGAVEVLGYSPRDVAALKSRLGVLPQDAVLPRDEAVGEFLVYLARLQGADSAEATRAAKSVLDEVEGKDWWSLKGGQLSHGMAKRVQLASALLGDPDVVLLDEPTAGLDPKHAFEVRQLIKARRGRCTMIISSHNLHELEELCDAAAILDLGRLVVSGSIAELTAQSEEIHVMLSATPKGAPTYKGPLDATVPLAELRGIPHVTRVELTEAHELILHLERSPQAPGPEEIIGQALWVLLNHQIRIRGVSLGKGLERRVMDLV